Within Dermacentor variabilis isolate Ectoservices chromosome 8, ASM5094787v1, whole genome shotgun sequence, the genomic segment TCGGTAATGCTCCGGGAGAGTTTGCTCGCCCGAACCACGTTTCTTGGTGCACACATGTAGAGTTAATTGACGGTTGAGTGTGAGGGAGGTGCTGGTGCTCAATTTCGGATGGTCGCGTGCTTTAGCTTGCATGACCGGCTCCGCTGTTGATGACGTTTATGTCAAGCAACCGAGGAATGGACTGCACACATGTGTCTTCTCTATACGTACACATAAGTATACAAGGACAACATACTGTGCGTAGCACATCATTATGCAGTGTAGTTCGATCCGTCGAGGTGTTCACTCTGACATAATTCTTTGCTTGTCTCATTTCTGCGTCATATTGTGCAGAAGTCACCAGTAAGCGTCGGCAGACAGTCGGCGTCCTCTCTTGTGGGTTATACTTGTTCGACCCATTTTTCGCAATGGAAACCTAaacgaactcgcccaaatgtGTATTCTTGGTAAAAGTAGGCATATCAGCAATTCACGACTGACCAACAGTGTAGATGAAACAAAAACAAGGCAAGTGGCAAACAAGTGACGAAAACTACTACTTTTACAAGAACATACTATTCAAATGACAGGCAAGATACCCATAACCCTCATTAGAAAACCCTTCTTATAACATTTCAACATAGTTAAACCTATGAGTTTTTTCTACAAAGATTCCTTTGCCTTGCGGGTCTCTGTACAAATTCTTTGGCTGGATAAAAAGCTCGCTGGTCTATTCCCAATGCAGGTGAGCCACCACGTCTTCCTCAACCTGCAGACGCTGCGCTTCTACTGCCTTCCCGACAACTACGAGATTGTTGACTCATCCCTGGATGACATCACATACGTCTTGCGGCCTACATTCACGAAAGAGGACATAGTCCGACTAGACACCAGCGACCGCCTGTCGCGCGCCTATGATGGGACGACCTATTTGCCTGGCATTGTGGGCCTCAACAACATTAAAGCCAATGACTACTGCAACGTCATTCTCCAGGCGCTCTCTCATGTGCCCCCACTTCGCAACTACTTCCTCCGCGAAGAGAACTACATGGTCCTCAAGAGGCCTCCTGGTGACATCAACGTCCTCTTAGTACAGCGCTTTGGCGAGCTAATCCGCAAGCTCTGGAACCCAAGGAATTTCAAAGTGAGCTCTTGCTGTGAGCAAGTGTTGCAGGTCTTCATAGCCTCAACACTcgcacttttcttttcctttttaaaaTGTCGTATTCTGTTAGAAATGTGTTGCATGTATTCAAGTTTTCTGCTGACTAGGATGTTTCTATACTCCACATTCATGCCAACACATTCGTATTGTGACATacaagttttctttctcttgtacATAGAATGCATTCAGAGCTTGGGGCAGAAAATATTCCATGCAGCAAAAACTGTGTGTTCATTATGTGCTTTGTTAAAGGGGCACTGAAATGCCTTTTCATGGTGCCAAGAACTTGGTAAGAAAATTATAACTTCGAGTCTATATACAATGGTGCtacaaacgtgacagcaaaatTTTACTTCACTGCATAACACAAGGAGCCTACAATCTCAAATAATAGATTGCTTGCTGCTCTCTCCTGTGGCTCTTGCAGCCCCTGCTCTCTTTTTGCTGTGTACTACATTAGTCAGGACACTACAGCCAGCACAATGACTCATAGATCCCACCTATTTGGCAGTTGTACATGACCATGATTCACACATGAGCAAAAGCTCATGTGCACCCTTCCAGATCTTCTAGAAGACAGTGATATGCTGGTTGTTAATGCAACCTGCCTGTCCTTCCAATACTCCTTTGTTGCTTTCAGCCACCTTTGTCACACACCAACCACGAAATATTGCCATAATTTCACCACAGAAAGAAGAACATTTAGAAATGTAGCAGTAGACAGGACACCACTGTTCAAGCTGCCCCACCTGAGGGAACTGATGAGTTGGGAGGGCAtggggaaagtaaacattgcaCTCTTTATATCGCCGTTCATGCGACATACTTTTGAAAAATTCCTTCGGGACTGTATTCATTGAACGCTATCGCTCATACAAGTGTGCTTCTCAGATGGACATGTTGCTAGGCTAGTAGGTGCTTATTTAGTGACGTGATGTAGCACGAGGGAACAACCACAAAGAAGAGAGACAGAATGCTCATGTGTTTCTCAGGTTTTAAGAAAATTGTTTCTGGACCCCTTTCAGCTATAGAAACTTTATTACTTGCCAGTACGGGCACATTCACATACACAATTGACAGAGGTCATGCAGCCAACCACGACTGGCAGCCAAGGAGCAACTTGTGGCTGCATATGTTCACACCAGTAAGCATGACCTACTTGACGCCACACTGAAATGTCTTGCAATGGTTGCTGTTCACATCTGCTCACACCGCCATCGCCACATAAAATAGGCTTCAGCGTATACATATGTCCTGCTCTTGCGTCGCTGAGTGGTTCGGTATGTTTGCAACTGCAGTCGCGGGGAACATCGAGCAGCTGACCCAAATATAGTCACATTTCAACCAAAGCGACCATTTGTGACTGGTTGCATTGTGACTGACTTGAACATGCGACTTCTGAAACTTGTCAGTGTGAATGAGCACTTAGAGTGCATGTCaagttaagaaaaagaaaattaaaaataagTTGGAACACGTGAAATTACCTTTTTGTTGCATCTATGACATGGAAACTTTGTCTGCTTATCCTCTACATTCACCCACACACTCTGTAAAGCAAGGAGAGTGCATGTACTAGATTCTGACCCTGCTACCATTGAGGTTCCAGGCACCATAGTTTTGTAGCACCTGTGACAAGATAAACTTTCTGATAATAGGTGCAAAGTGCACGAGTAACAAGTTTTTTCTTGCATACAGGCAACTCTTAAGTTACTACACCGCTGGCATATCCCATTTAGACATGAGGCAATTCTGTTAGCTGGAAGAGTAGTTTCACCCTATCTCTTGTATCTTCTGCAGACGACACCAGAACAGACTGGAAAGCTTTATTCTTTCAACAAGTTTTATGTCTTTAAGCTTGAGCACTATGTCGGAACTCCTTTCAGATACAGATACAATATTTCAGATACAGGAGCTAAATTCACTATTTCATATAGATCTCCTCAATATTGTCACAAACACATTGTTTGGTTTTGCTAGTGACCCTTCTTTACTGAATTATCACTGTTATTTAGTTGTGGCTCGGTGCAAGACTTGATTACTGTACTGAaatttgttgaatattgttgttAATTTCATAGCAAGGGTCTTGTTCAGTCTGATTGTTCACCATGACATAAATAGTCTCGTACGTTCTCAAACATGTCATCAGCaatgattactctggaacatctGGGGATGCTTGTATAAATAGCAGATGGACTTGACCCAACAGTTTAGATATCGACGACTATGCTTGCCACCATCATTATGCTATAAACGTTGCTGTTCTTTGTGCGCACAAGTTCACCCAAGAAAGAGTGAGATACTTGATTCACAGTTTTTCCAGTGTTCCTTGTTTCACCATCACTGCAACACTACAGTATCAACCAGCCATTCAAGAAATTTGCCAGGTCTGAATATTTGTTGCCAAAAACAAATAGCCTACTACAAGGCCACATACTGGCTCTACCAGCAActgctcactttctttttcccATTTACTATCACACTCATTATGAGCTACAATGTGAAAGCGCTTGGCAAAGCGATTGCGTGTTGTAGCTTATGCTGAGTACGATACTATTACCTAAGCTACAGTCATTCTCTTAGAAGTGGCATACCAACAATTCCAAATTGTCACAACTGTTAGACTAACAGATGTTTATGAGATTGTGTGCCATGCATGCCCACCTTCTAGGTGTCAGTAACAGATTAGGTAACGGGCACCAATACTCACCATTGTTACTGAGTGGCTGTAGGGTTCTGCTGCTTAACATGAAGCTGCAATTTGATTTTCAACCATTGCAGTCTCATTTCGATACAGACAGAATGGTCCGAAGCATtgggtacacattaaagaacattgAGATGTTCATTATGGCCTATTCTATCTAGTCTTGATCAGCTCAGTGTGCCCTTTGGTTTTGCTTATACATAGTGCTTTCTTTGCTATGCCCGTTCCTGCAGGCACATGTGAGCCCCCATGAAATGCTGCAGGCTGTGGTGTTGTGCAGCAAGAAGCGCTTCCAGATCACGCAACAGGGTGACCCCATCGACTTTCTCTCctggtttctcaatagcctgCACATGGCGCTCAATGGCACCCAGAAGACCAGCAGCAGCATTGTCTACCGCACATTTCGCGGCGGCATGAATGTCTACTCACGCAAGGTGCACTTTGCAGAATAACACATTTTCCTGCCTCTTCTGCTAGTACTCAGCACAAGGTCTTGGGTTCGATACCTAGCTGCTGCAGCCGTGTTATTATGGGGTGTGCAAATGCACCTGTGCCCAGAGCATTGGACCCATGTTGAAGATGATCAAATTTAAACAGGCAGCCCTCCACTGCAGTGCCTATCATAACCATTGTGAGGCTTTGTGGCATTAGGATCAATCATTCAAGTCAATCTTAATAAAACAAGCACAAATGCATGCATTTTTATTTAGCACTGCATGGTGCTAAACACTATGATAAGCACGGTCGCTATCTGAAAACAactgttttgttgttttgctgCACTCTGGTGGTGATATTGTTAATCATTTTCATTAGTACAATGCAGTGGACATCTGCGTATACATTTACTCCTATCTTCTTATGCCTAGCGTAACCCATttcgaatttctttttttgtattttttcaatATGTATTTCTTTTTAAGTACATATTGCAGTAATGTTCAGTTCAGCAGGAGCAGGAGTGgacgagaagcaaaaaaaaacaaaagcatgtGAAGTACAAAACTGATGCAAAAGCAACTGCAGCCGCACAGCGTACAAGGTTACTCTGATTATATATAAACTCAAGGCAACATTCATTGCTAAGAACAATGAAATATAGGTAAGATGCCTGGTTACCTATGCACTCAGCGCTGTGCTAGACACTATGCTAGAGCTTTTACAAATTCAGACAGCGACAATGGCCTAGTTGTGCCAAGTAATTAATTATTACTCTTACGCCTAATGTAAATGCATTTTGAATATCCTCTTTCTTATATATTTTCTCTCACACTCTCTCTTCCTTCACTTTATTCAAGCAGGACGTAATGTTTTCAGGAACATTGAGGTTTACAGTAATGAACAGGGGTCAAACAAGAAGTGTCATGGCTCTGATGAAGATAAGCACCCTTGTTAGAACATTAGCTCCAGTGAAATTCCTCTTAAAGCGTTAAAGAGTTAAAGCACTCTTGATCACTTGACCATATTTAGTTGCATTTGGGTACAGATTATGTTTGCTATATAAGCTATGATGTTTTCAACGAATCATAGGTGTGAGTCAGTTCTCCGTGTTCATGGTTTCTTTCCATTCCCACATTTGTAGTTCTGGTTTCCAGTGATGAACAATGATGTACTGTTTTGTCCAGGTCATTCCCGTGGAGATGACAGAGGCTGAGAGGCGGGCTGCCCTGCGCACCACCGAGTATGACGAGAAAGTCGAGAGTACTGGCTTTATGTACCTGACCGCAGACCTGCCTGCACAACCTCTGTTCAAGGATGAGCTTCGGGAGAATATCATCCCTCAGGTGAAACCAGTGTGTCAACAGCATTTCAGACACTCCGTTGACCTGTGAAGTGTGTGAAGCAGCTAGACAGCATCAGCTAGGTAAAATATTATTGCCCTGTGCGTACTTGAGAGCCCGTGAAGCTATTCTAGACGTGTTATACCAGGGGCACATTAAAAGAAAGCTGTCATTTAGACCTGGGCCATTTCTGCAGATAAGGTACTTTGCTAGGTAAAGCAACAAAAGTTCCCAAATAATTGCACTACCTATCTAAAATGTGCTAATCAACTTTTTAATTACTGACTTCAGGGCACATATTGTAATTGCAGAGTTGAAACAAAGCAGTAGTGAAGTCATGTGTGCTTGGCAGGAATCCTATGATTCACACCACTTTAGAGATACGCAACCTTAAAATGTGCCatgaaatacattggcgttccagctaaGTTTCCCATAAGCATGCCTCCAGCCCGCTGCAGCTATGGCGTAGTGGTTTAGGCATTGCGTTGCTTAGCCCGAGGGCGTGGGATccaatcccagccacggcagccacatttcgatgggggtgaaatgcaaaaaactcATGGGGTACCGTGgcctgggtgcacgttaaggaaccctaggtggtcaaaattaatgcaatCTCCCAatgtggtgtgcctcataattgtCTCGTGGTTGTGTCACATaataccccagaattttttttttaacatgcctCTAACAGTTCAGGGTAATCTTAACTAGATTGCCGAGACAGTTTTTAGCAGGTTTTGGATATGGATATTCCAAAACTGCTGCTAGTTGGGTTCTTCAAATTTGTAATCACAACATTTACCCTAATGTGAGAAAATTAATAGTTAGCACATTTCAGTTAATTAGCAAATCTATTGTTGATATTTTTCTTGCTGATAATGTCTGCCTAGTCACATAGTCTATCTGTGAATACAGTAGTGACCTAGTATGACAATAATTTTTAATGTTCTGCATAATAAAGAACACCCAGTAAACACAAGAGCCAACATTCCACTAGGGTCTACTATGGAAGGGAGTTTTCTGTGGACACTTATTAGTACATTGAACATGACTTTAGTCAAATAACTGTGCCTTCATCTTTGATAAAACTACTGAAGCATTAACTTCATGGCTTTTTTATATTAGCATTATCGTTATGGCTAACTCGCTCATTAGAACTTCTCGCATGTAAGTGCATATGCTAGCCATCATTGCTCACCTGTGGGAACTCTTCATAGAAGCCCCAAAGCTCTCATATTGCATTAGCCCTTGATCCTTCACAATGATAAATTAAATGTGTA encodes:
- the Usp39 gene encoding ubiquitin specific protease 39, whose product is MSIGRQNMAAPPDAKKRKQNDEIKAGATSRAAHPVDRPKQRRNCPYLDTINRNVLDFDFEKLCSVSLSRINVYACLVCGKYFQGRGTNTHAYTHSVQVSHHVFLNLQTLRFYCLPDNYEIVDSSLDDITYVLRPTFTKEDIVRLDTSDRLSRAYDGTTYLPGIVGLNNIKANDYCNVILQALSHVPPLRNYFLREENYMVLKRPPGDINVLLVQRFGELIRKLWNPRNFKAHVSPHEMLQAVVLCSKKRFQITQQGDPIDFLSWFLNSLHMALNGTQKTSSSIVYRTFRGGMNVYSRKVIPVEMTEAERRAALRTTEYDEKVESTGFMYLTADLPAQPLFKDELRENIIPQVPLFTILSKFNGTSEKEYRTYKDSTLKRFELTSLPPYLILYIKRFTKNTFFVEKNPTIVNFPIKDVDLGELIAVNVPDAAEGTYVYDLIANVVHEGEPGSGKGTYRAHILHRGSGKWYELQDLHVTEILPQMITLSEAYIQIWERRRKKLAASTSE